CTGGGGAGGTCATCGTGGTCGATGACTGTTCACCCGATGACACGGTGGCGGTGGCGCGCACGCTCGATGTAACGCTGGTGGAAAGTGCGACCAATGGTGGATCGGCGCGCGCGCGCAACATCGGGATAGCGCGTGCGTGCGGGAGCATTGTGGCCTTCCTCGATGCCGACGACCAGTGGCACCCCATGCATCTCGAGCTGTCGCTCCGCGCGCTCGACGAATCGGGGGCCATCCTGTGCAGCAGCCGAACCACCACGGGCGAGGAGTTTCCGTCCATCGCCGACACGCGCGGCCATCAGCATTTCGCCGAACGCGCCCTGCTGGCACACATGCTCGGTCCCAATCCGGTGGCGCAGACCACCTGCGTGGTGCACCGTGATCCTCTGCAGCGAGTGGGGGGCTACCAGGACGGGGAGCGACACGCCGAGGACTATCAGCTCTGGCTGCGCCTGGCCACCCAAGGCAGCTTCGCGCTGCTCGACGCCGTGACGTGCCGCTATCGGCTACATGCGGGACAGACCAGCCGCGCGTCGGTCAGTATGTTCGAGAAGGCGTGGGAGCACCGGCTGCGCGCCTGTCGGGAGTGGAAGGCACAATTCGGCGACCGGTTCCCCAACCTCGACCAGGAGTTTCACGCCGCGCTTGATCAGGCGCTGTCCGTGGACCTCACGGCGGTGTGGTACGACATCGACCGCCCCGCACGCGACTACTTCGAGGGCCTCGCGGCCCGGACCCCGGAGCTGCGTCCCATCTGGGACCGGCAGCTGGCCACGCGCGAGGCGTGGCCGATTGCCAGACTCCGCAAGGCCGCGCGCGAGCTGCTCCGCCCCGACGCCACGTAGGCGCGGCGCTACTGCATCCGGAACAGGTAGCTCACCTTGGCGAAGAACACATCCGCCGAGCGACGCAGGGTGCGGGAACCATCGGGCTCGTCGGCGCGCAGCTGGTCGCCGTAGCCGAAGTACACCACCGTCCCCGGGGACGGCAGGTACGAGAAGAGCACGTCGAGTCGGGCGCGGGTCCGCTCGAAGGCGGCCGCGCGCCGTAGCGTCCCGTCACGCTGGCGCAGGTATACCGGAAGCTCGGTGCGCGAGTCGTCACGCAGCGAATCCTGCTGCACCACCGAGTGTTCACCGATGACCCGTACGAAGACCTGCCGCGTGATCTGATATTCCGCACGTACGCGAGGGGTGTTGCGGGAGAGCACGAGCGAACCATCCGTCTTGCGACGGAAGGTCTCGTACGCCCACGTCGCCGACAGGCGCAGCTGCTCGGTGGGACGCAGATTGAGCGACTGATTGAAGATGAGGATGTCGGCGGAACTCCATTCGGGGAAGTTCTCATCCTGCCCCCAGACCGCGACCGTCGTGGCACTGAATCGCTTGAACTCCGGCGTGCTCACCGAGGTGACCCAATCGAAGTTGGGCAGTCGCCGGGTGCCGGTGTAGCCAAGGGTATCCACGCGTCCGCCCACCGCAGGGCGCAGCAGCACGTAGTTGGTGTAGAGGTCACGATCGTACCCGAACTCCTCACGCAGCCATTGCGCCCCCACCTGCCAGCCGCCGCGCAGGCGGGTGTTGGTGCGCAGATGCAGCTGCGCATCCTGCGCCGGTCGTCGGTTCACGAAATCCGCGTACTGGTAGCGTCCCAGCAGGTACACCTCGGGGCTGAACACCTCCACCAGGGCACCGGGTTTACCGAACAGATTGAGCCGGTGCGTGGCGCTCACATTCGCGATCCCGGGACGCGCAATGAACCCGCTCTGCGCATCGAAATCGCGCGAGATGCCATTGAGCACATAGCGGGCGTAGAACGCCCGTCCATTGCGCACGGCGGAGAGATCCCACAGCGGCGCGGCCCCCGAAACGTCACCGGCGCGCGTGAAGCTGCGTACCGCCTGTGCCTGCACGCTGTAGACGCCGCGCACGAGTCGGCCGTCCACCCCCACCACCCGATTCCAGTTGCGCCCCTCGGTACGATCGGTGTACACGAACCCCAGCCGACTCTGCTTTCCCAGATCCCGCTGCAGGCGCACGATGTTGAATAGGGGAGACTCGCGCCCCGTGGCCGAGGCCTCGCGGCTGTCCACCGCCGACAGCACGCCGATGTCGAAGCCGCGCTGCTTGCCGGTGAGCTTCGTGGCAAAGACCGGCTGCGAAATGCGGCGCGTGTAGATGAGGCGATTGGGTGTGCTGAACTGCTCCTGACTCTCGAGGAAGAAGGGGCGCCGTTCGGCGAAGAACACCGCGATGCGCGGATCGGCGGAAAACTGCGTGGCGTCAGCTTCCACCTGCGAGAAGTCAGGATTGGCCGTTCCCGAGAGCGTCAGATTGCTGGTGATCCCCCACCGCGCACTGCCGCCGATGTCGGGGCGCTGCGTATCGTATCGCCACGAGCCCGGCGTGGCACCCTGGCCACCGAAGGCACTCGACGTCACCGTGGGGATGAGATCCACCGTGACCCCGCGCTGCAGGTCCCGCAACCCGTCGAGCGTGCCCGACTGCGCGAGGAAGCTGGCACTGGCCCGCTTGGTGGTGGTCCACGTCTGTTCATGCCCGGTGGACTGGACGGTGCGCACGACATTCAACTGCCAGGTGTGCACGTCCACGTTGCGGTAGCGGAGGCTCTTGAAGGGAATCGCGATCTCCACCTCATAGCCGCGATCGGTGACGCGCCCCTTGGAGCGCCACACGTAGTCCGGCGCCAGGTCGGTGGCCTCCCGAGCCCGCGTGGTGGTGCTCGCGAAGCCGCCCCCCCCGGTTGCGGCGCCCGTTTCGGTAAGCACGCCGTCACTCTGGATACCGAACGGATTGACGGCAAACACCAGCGCCTGCCGGCTGTCGTTGTACGTGCCAAGAAAGAGCTGGATGTTGTCGTCCTGCGTGATGCGATCACGGTCGGCGAGCGTGGCGCGCACGCTCCCCGGCGCCGCGTGGGCGCGCACGCCCACGTGCAGCGCTGTACCGCTGTACCAAACCAGGACCTCCGTGCTGTCCTGTGCCGCGATCCCGTCGTTCGGAAAGAACTGGGAGAAGCCGGTGAGGACGGAGGCAGTGCCCCATTCCGGCTCGTCGAGAAGGCCATCGATCACCGGGACCCGCTCGGCGCGTGGCACGGACACCTTCGTCTTGCCGCTGCGACCATCGTAGACCGGGCCCGGCTCCACGCGCCGAATCGCCGCGGGCGGAGTGCCGACCGAGGTCAGCAGCAGGGGCACAACCAACAGGGGCAGCAGGGACACGACGCGGTGGGCTGGGGCCAATGGATGATACCCGCCCATACGCGGCAGCTGCGTGATTCGTTACCGCCGCCGCGGACCGCGCAGGGGCGCGGGTGCGGATGCTTCGGGCCATGGGGTCGGGCGTGCACCCATCTGCCAGCCTCCGCCGGGCGCAGGTGGCACGCCGGCTCGACCTCATTCCGTTAGGCTGGTCTGTGAGGAGCTGGTGTCGGAGCTGGAGGAGCTGGGGTCGGAGCTGGGGTCAGAGCTGGGGTCAGAGCCGCTCACCTCGGCGGAACACCTGCCGCACGTAAGCGAGTGTGGCGTCGTCCACCTGAGGCTCACACAAGCTACGATACGCGACCTGACGCAATGACGCGGTCGCTCCCAGCGAGCAGTACTCGGCGTGTTCTGTGACGAGGGTGTCTGGATGACCGAGCGCCAGACAAGCGTAGCTCGACCAGGGGAATTGACCAGGCGAACTGCACAGGCCAGCTCGTACAGGATTCTGATCGATGTAGCGGCTACAGGTGAGGAAGTAGCGCGGAGAGGTGATCACGCTCGATCGAAAGCGACCCTCCCAAAGCGTTCCCGTCCGGCCATGCCGCTGGTTGAACCACCGGACGTATCTGGCACCCATCCATTGAGTAAGCCGACCAAGGCTGTCAGACCGAGGCGGTGTAATGAGTAGGTGAACATGGTTGGTCATGAACACCCACGCGTGCACGGCACATCCGAATTGCTGCGTGCCATCCACGAGCAGCTCGCGGTAGACTCGCCGGTCAAGGTCATCTAGGAAGATGGCCTGGCGATTGTTGCCGCGCTGGATGTGATGCACTGGAACGCCGGGGATAACGTTACGTAGTACACGAGCCACGTGCGTATGGGCTGGGCGTGAGACAGAAGACTGGCGTTCAACACTATCGGTCGGCGCGGTTTCCCCCGTCATCATTTCTATGTGCGTTCTACCAAGAAAGCGAAGCGCCGGTACATGTCCCAACCCCAGCTCCGACCCCAGCTCCGACCCCAGCTCTGACCCCAGCTCTGACCCCGACCAGCTCCCGCACAGTTCCCCAGCTCTGACCCCAGCTCCGACCCCAGGACCCGGACCCCAGGACCGGCAGGACCGCTCCCGGTCGACGTAGTCGAAACGCCGGCACTAGCTTGGAGGCATGTCGCTCACCGCCACATCCGAGATCCGCACCCTGCTGCTGGCGGCCATCGTGGCGCTCGCCGCGCTCTTCATCTGGCGCTGGTGGCGCTCCATTGATCGTGGCAGCGGCGAGCGCCTCGTGCCCACGCCGATCCAGCTGGGCATCGGGTTCGTGGTGAACTTCTTCGACACCCTCGGCATCGGATCGCTCGCCACCACCACCGCCGCCTTCAAGGCGTTGCGCATGGTGCCCGACGAACGGTTGCCCGGTACCATGATCGTGGGGCTCACCCTGTCGGTGGTCACCCAGGCGCTCATCTTCATCTCGAAGATCGAGATCGACCCCACCTTCCTGCTCCTCATGATCGCGACCGCGCTCGTGGGCGGGTGGCTGGGAGCCGGTGTGGTGTCGCGGCTGCCGCGTCGCCCCATTCAAGTGGGCATGGGGGTGGCGCTGCTCTCCGCGGCGCTGTTCATGACCATCGCACAGCTCAACCGCATGCCCGTGGGCGGTTCGGCCCTCACTCTGCACGGGCCGTCGCTCTGGCTGGCGCTGGGCATCAATTTCGTGCTCGGCGCCCTCATCATGCTGGGCATCGGCAACTACGGCCCCACCTTCGTACTGCTCAGCGCGCTCGGCATGGACCCGCGCGCCGCATTTCCCATCATGATGGGGAGCGGCGCCTTTGCCGCGCTGCTCGGCTGCCTCGAGTTCGTGAAGCGGCGCAACCAGGTCAACCAGCCGGCCATCGGCCTCGCCATGGGGGGAATCCCCGGAGTGCTCGTGGCGGCGCTGCTGGTGACGTCACTACCCCTCGACCTGCTGCGGTGGCTGGTGATTGCGGTGGTGATCTACGCCGCGGCAACCATGCTGCGCTCCCATGACCGGGCGCCGTAACGCGGCGCCGTAACGGGGCGCCGTAACCGGGCGCCGTAACGGCGCCTCAGCGCCGACGCGCCTGATCCTCCTCCCACTCCACGAACGATCCGTCGAAGTCGTGCAGCGTGGCGCCCTCGAACCACCACACGCGCGTGGCTACCTCGCGCAGGAACGCGCGGTCGTGGCTGACAATGAGCACCGTCCCCTCGTACTCGCCCAGCGCATCTTCCAGCACCTCGATGTTCTCCACGTCGAGGTGATTGGTGGGTTCATCCAGCACGAGCAGGTTGGCCCCGGACAGGGTCATAATGGCCAGCGCCATGCGCGCCCGCTCGCCGCCACTGAGTGAACGGATCTCGCGGAACACCTCCTCCTGCGTGAAGCCGAATGCGCCCAGATGGTTCTGCACCGCACCACGGCTCCACAGCGGACGCTGCGCCTGAATGGCGTCGTACATGCTCAGGTCGAGCGGCAAATCGCCCAGATCCTGCTTGAAGTACGCGGGCGTGATAGAGCTGCCAACGCGGGCCTCCCCGCTGGCCGGAGCACGATCCCCCATGATGGTGGAAATGAACGAGGACTTGCCAGCCCCATTCGGCCCCACCAGCGCCACGAAATCGTTGCGGCGCAACACGGCCGTGAAGTCCTCCACGAGCACGCGCCCCGGTACCTCCACGCGCAGCGCCTTGATGTCGACGACCTGATCTCCTCCGCGCTCGGCCACCTTGAATTCGAGCGACATGGCAGCGGGATCACCGGGCGGCGGCGCGAGCCGCGGCAACCGCTCCAGTCGCTTGCGCTTGCCCTTGGCCTGGAAGGAGTTCACCCCGGCAATATTCCGGCGGATGTACTCCTCCTCCTTCTTCACGTACGCGCGCTGCTTCTCCAGTTCACGCTCGCGCGTCAATCGCCGTTCGGCGCGCTGCGGCACGAACTGGCTGTAGTTGCCACGGTACCACTCGCTCGACTTGGCCTCGATGTGCAGGATGTGCGTGCTGATGGCATCGAGGAACGCACGATCGTGCGATACCACCAGGACGGTTTCGCCCGCCTCCTTGAGCCACTCCTGCAACCAGTGAATGGTGTCGAGATCGAGGTGGTTCGTGGGTTCGTCCAGCATGAGCAGGTCGGCGGGCGCAATCAGCTGCGCCGCCAGCCCCACACGGCCGCGTTCACCGCCAGACAGTGTACTCACCAAGCGCGTCTTCGATTCCTCGGCGTCGAAACCCAGCCCCTGCAGTACGGCATCGACGCGGGCGTGGTACTCGTACCCGCCCATGTCACCGAACCGCTCCTGGTCGCGCCCGAATCGTTCGAGCATCTCGTCGCTGACCTTGTCCCCCAGCTCGCCCAACTGCATGGCCTGATCGGCAATGCTCTGCTCCAGCGCGATGACCTCACGCCACGCCGCGGCGCCGGCCTGCCACACGGTGGCGGCCCCCTCAAAGGCGCGGTGCTGGTCGAGCAGCGCGTGACGCATCCCCGGCTTGCGCGCCACGGCTCCCACGTTGGGCGGCCGGTCACCGGTCACCACGCTGAAAATCGACGACTTGCCGGCGCCGTTGCGCCCGATGATGCCCCAACGCTCCCCTTCCCCCACGGTGAAGGTGACGTTCTTGAGCAGTTCGGTGGCGCCGAACGAAATGCCGATGTTGGAACAGGAGAGGAGAGTCACGCGGACAGGAGGCTTCGGGTGAGGGACCAGCCTCGAAAGCTAACCCACCCACTCCGTCCGTTGCCCCTCATGGGCACCACCCCCCATCCCGGCGCGTTGGCACGGAGGTACGCCGACCGGGCATGTCCCGGTCCCCGTTTCCCGACTCCCTGCTTCTCCCATGTGCCGGTTGAGCCGTTGCTGTGCCATTGCATGGACCGCCAGTGCCCTGTGTGTCGCTTCGGCCACTCTGAGCGCGCAGGAGGTCGGGCGCGACAGCGTACCCGCGGTACGCCGCGATTCAGCACAGGCGAGCGCTGCGCCCGGTAGCGGCCGCTGGCCGATCATCCTCCCGGGCATCACCTTCGCCCCCGAAACACGGTGGGCGGCCGCGATTGGCGGGTTCAAGGTCACCAAGAGCGCGGCGTCCCCTGGCCAGCGCCCCAACACCTACGCCGTGCGCGGGCTCTATTCGCAGCGCCACCAGGTACAAGCGTCGTTCTCCCTCGACCGGTGGAGCGCCGACAATGCGGGGCGAATCGAGTTCGATGCGGCCTTCTCCCGCTTCCCCAATTCGTTCTACGGCGTGCGTGCGGCCCTTGCCGACAGCGCCGAGCAATACACGCCGCGTACCGCGTCGCTCGTGGGCAGCTATGTGCACCGTGCCCGACCGGGATTGTACCTGGGCGGGCGTGTGGCGCTCGAAGACGCCGCCCTCACCGCC
The DNA window shown above is from Gemmatimonas sp. and carries:
- a CDS encoding glycosyltransferase family 2 protein — encoded protein: MGNSMRTNGSSVSVVIPAYRAAAFLGDAIASVRAQTVQPGEVIVVDDCSPDDTVAVARTLDVTLVESATNGGSARARNIGIARACGSIVAFLDADDQWHPMHLELSLRALDESGAILCSSRTTTGEEFPSIADTRGHQHFAERALLAHMLGPNPVAQTTCVVHRDPLQRVGGYQDGERHAEDYQLWLRLATQGSFALLDAVTCRYRLHAGQTSRASVSMFEKAWEHRLRACREWKAQFGDRFPNLDQEFHAALDQALSVDLTAVWYDIDRPARDYFEGLAARTPELRPIWDRQLATREAWPIARLRKAARELLRPDAT
- a CDS encoding DUF5916 domain-containing protein — encoded protein: MSLLPLLVVPLLLTSVGTPPAAIRRVEPGPVYDGRSGKTKVSVPRAERVPVIDGLLDEPEWGTASVLTGFSQFFPNDGIAAQDSTEVLVWYSGTALHVGVRAHAAPGSVRATLADRDRITQDDNIQLFLGTYNDSRQALVFAVNPFGIQSDGVLTETGAATGGGGFASTTTRAREATDLAPDYVWRSKGRVTDRGYEVEIAIPFKSLRYRNVDVHTWQLNVVRTVQSTGHEQTWTTTKRASASFLAQSGTLDGLRDLQRGVTVDLIPTVTSSAFGGQGATPGSWRYDTQRPDIGGSARWGITSNLTLSGTANPDFSQVEADATQFSADPRIAVFFAERRPFFLESQEQFSTPNRLIYTRRISQPVFATKLTGKQRGFDIGVLSAVDSREASATGRESPLFNIVRLQRDLGKQSRLGFVYTDRTEGRNWNRVVGVDGRLVRGVYSVQAQAVRSFTRAGDVSGAAPLWDLSAVRNGRAFYARYVLNGISRDFDAQSGFIARPGIANVSATHRLNLFGKPGALVEVFSPEVYLLGRYQYADFVNRRPAQDAQLHLRTNTRLRGGWQVGAQWLREEFGYDRDLYTNYVLLRPAVGGRVDTLGYTGTRRLPNFDWVTSVSTPEFKRFSATTVAVWGQDENFPEWSSADILIFNQSLNLRPTEQLRLSATWAYETFRRKTDGSLVLSRNTPRVRAEYQITRQVFVRVIGEHSVVQQDSLRDDSRTELPVYLRQRDGTLRRAAAFERTRARLDVLFSYLPSPGTVVYFGYGDQLRADEPDGSRTLRRSADVFFAKVSYLFRMQ
- a CDS encoding sulfite exporter TauE/SafE family protein is translated as MSLTATSEIRTLLLAAIVALAALFIWRWWRSIDRGSGERLVPTPIQLGIGFVVNFFDTLGIGSLATTTAAFKALRMVPDERLPGTMIVGLTLSVVTQALIFISKIEIDPTFLLLMIATALVGGWLGAGVVSRLPRRPIQVGMGVALLSAALFMTIAQLNRMPVGGSALTLHGPSLWLALGINFVLGALIMLGIGNYGPTFVLLSALGMDPRAAFPIMMGSGAFAALLGCLEFVKRRNQVNQPAIGLAMGGIPGVLVAALLVTSLPLDLLRWLVIAVVIYAAATMLRSHDRAP
- a CDS encoding ABC-F family ATP-binding cassette domain-containing protein — its product is MTLLSCSNIGISFGATELLKNVTFTVGEGERWGIIGRNGAGKSSIFSVVTGDRPPNVGAVARKPGMRHALLDQHRAFEGAATVWQAGAAAWREVIALEQSIADQAMQLGELGDKVSDEMLERFGRDQERFGDMGGYEYHARVDAVLQGLGFDAEESKTRLVSTLSGGERGRVGLAAQLIAPADLLMLDEPTNHLDLDTIHWLQEWLKEAGETVLVVSHDRAFLDAISTHILHIEAKSSEWYRGNYSQFVPQRAERRLTRERELEKQRAYVKKEEEYIRRNIAGVNSFQAKGKRKRLERLPRLAPPPGDPAAMSLEFKVAERGGDQVVDIKALRVEVPGRVLVEDFTAVLRRNDFVALVGPNGAGKSSFISTIMGDRAPASGEARVGSSITPAYFKQDLGDLPLDLSMYDAIQAQRPLWSRGAVQNHLGAFGFTQEEVFREIRSLSGGERARMALAIMTLSGANLLVLDEPTNHLDVENIEVLEDALGEYEGTVLIVSHDRAFLREVATRVWWFEGATLHDFDGSFVEWEEDQARRR